Within the Salvia hispanica cultivar TCC Black 2014 chromosome 4, UniMelb_Shisp_WGS_1.0, whole genome shotgun sequence genome, the region AGAGTGGTCGAGCTTTTCTTAGTTTGATCAACATCTGCATTTTCTTATCTATATTTCACTATATATGCTGtaatgatatactccctccgtccaccattaggagtcccatctctcaatggcacgggttttaagaaatgttaagaaaagtagatggaaaatagttagtggaataggggtcccacttgtatatattagttttaaatgaaatgtgagtggagtgagttagtggaaggtgggaccttattaccatttatggtaaaagtgaaccgggactcttattcgcggacggactaaaatggaaaaacgggactcctattcacggacggagggagtatggtTTACTTAACTTTTTACTCTTCAGTTTTTCCACTGAATATCTTTATGATTGCTATATCTCTGaatttgccatttttttaaatttaactcTCTGGCAGGCTCAGCTGACAAAACTGTAAAATTCTGGGATCTTGAAACTTTTGAGCTGATTGGATCAACTGCACCTGAGGTTTTTGAATTTACAATCACCGTTtcctctctcaatttttctttgcAGCTTATCTACTGACTACTTATCTCCACTATCTTTTGCTCTGTAACTTAGACCAGGCATTATTATTCTTGACTGAGCTTTGAgtaattattgtttaattgttACAAATCCAGACCTCCGGAGTACGCTGTATGACCTTCAATCCTGATGGGAGAACACTGCTTTGCGGCTTGCATGAGAATTTGAAAGTAAGATCTTGATGTTTTACTTATTTCCAAGGTGTATATTAGGCTTCTATCTGGCgcatctaatattttttttgttcattttcttttcttccttgGTTGTAGGTTTTCTCGTGGGAACCAATAAGAAGTCATGATACTGTAGATGTGGGCTGGTCTAAATTATCAGACATGAATGTCCATGAAGGAAAGCTTCTAGGATGTTCTTATAATCAGAGTTGTGTTGGAGTTTGGGTTGTAGACATTTCGGTATGAGTTAAAAAGTCATAGTTTTTACTATTCATTCAACCTTATCTTGTTTGATGGCCAAACTCCTGAGTGTTACTCTCTCTTGTGATGATGCTAGCGGACTGAACCTTATGCTATTGGcaaaactgctcgaataactGGTGATACTGATGCAAAATCGAATTCTAGTTGTTCATCAGAGGATAATGTGAAGGCCAATTTGGGCAGGCTTTCTATTTCAAATAATGCTGATCCGGTGAAGGAAACCAGATCTCTCACGAGGCTCTCAGTCCCGCAGAATTCAGATAAGGATTCTAAATCAAGTGCATGTAAGCCTTATATTGTGATCTGTAACCCCTCCcccccaaaacaaaaaaaattgtatttcaGTTTTGAGTTAACTAGATGTTTTTTACCGCCTGTTGAAGCTACTCTGAGCACTCTGCAAAAGTCGAATATCAGTGTTGTTCCAAAGACAATGCAGATTAATGCACCAGCAGTTTCCAATGCAACGAATCCAAAGCGGCAAGCTGCAAAGCCCCAATCAGTAGCGAATATCTTATTCAACAGATCTGATGTAATACCTGTGATTGTGCCAAGAAATAATCCTAGAGCTGAGCAAGTTACAGAATTTAGAAAAGAAGATGGTCCAGTTAAGGCTGCACCTTTACATTTACAGTCCAAAACTTCTGATGTTcgtaaaattatcaacactaGAGATGTTTTGGAGAGAACAAATGTTCCTACTCAGTCTGATAATGAGCCCCCAAAGTCTATGGATTCGAATGCGCCGGATACAACTTTTAGCACATCAGTTAAGAACTCAATTAGTGGACTTGTTGCAGACAGAAAAGCCAGAGATGATAAACCTATGATTTCTAGAAGAGTTGATACAAATGCTGCTATTGATACCCTTGCCAGATATCAACATGAAAGTTGTATGTGTTCCTTTCACATTTTGTTTCTTATCATTTTTGAGTGTTTTCTACATTCATGTCTAATTGTTCCTGTTTTGGAGTAGCATTTCCTCATGTAGCTAGGATTTTAGTGAACTCCTCTAGTGTGGACGTTTAGCGAGATGAGAATAAGTTTTTAAGAGTAGATTTACAAAGAAGCAACACTGGTTGAGTGGTTTACATATTATTAGAATTATATTGATTCCTTGgataatgaaaatgaattatgCTGAAGGAGGCCTATTTTGGTGGGATTGTAGATGTTCCACATGCAGTAGCTAACTTTTGTATTTCTGAATCTGTTGGATAAGAATCTGCTATCATTTGCTAAATCTAAAAGCTCTTTAGCGTTTTACGCAATCTGAAACACAGCTCTAGTTCGAGAGGCTGTGTAACTAGAGCTGTGTTTTTAGCTGCAGTAATGTCTCAGATTGAAGCTGATCTATAATTGTAGCAGAAGAAAAACCATTTTAATGAGTCCAGTGCTTTTATGTCAACTGTTAACGCAGTAATTATGATTCAATGgttgaaaataagaaatggaTCTGATTTTACTTTTGGTATATACGTTGAAGAAACTTCTTCAAGGAGTCTGTACCTTCCTATTGTTCTTGGCTACAAATGATATAGCTTTTTGATCACAGATGAATTTCGAGGAAATAATATGAGTACGGAGGCATCTCATGTAGAAGGTCAAAGAGGAGGTATAACTACGTTACTACATTATGTAGTGTGTGCTTTACTAACAGCTTGATAATACTTATGTATCAGGGTTCTGCTGCATAAGAAAACTAACTCATTACTCTATGTAAAACTAGGTAGAACACATCTGATTCTCTCAAACTGGGAACAGAAAGGAAGAAATTCTTACCGTCCTGGTCCTGCTTCTGGAAATATCTCTGGGAGATTAAATGCTGTAAGtacactcacttttcttatgGATCTTTGGCACCCATATGGTTTGTTAGGCAGGAGCTGTGTTTTGCTTTGTcgctttcttttttcttataagaATTGGGAGCTAATTGACATTCAGAAATTTTTGCTGATCAATTTCCCAATTACCGAAATATATTGATGTTCTGCTAATTAAACTGGTTTTGTTCCCACATGTTAATATTACCATGTTGTCAATATCTAATTTCACAGCTTGTAATCTCGGTCCCCTGTAACTGTGATCACCAcctattttatactccctccgcccctgAAAAATAGACAACATTTGAAaaggcacgagttttaatgcacaattggtaaagtaagagagatatagaaaGGAAAAGTGATTggaatattgttagtggagaatgggaCCCACCTcaattgagagaaaaaaattccctaaatagaattagtctatttttaagggacatcccaaaatggcaaatgtggtctatttttaagggatggagggagtagtacctTAGTTTTTGCAGATGCACTGAGTCACTGACCTAAAATCTCACTTTTCATGCTTGACGTGTGCATTCTGGGGATATGCGAGACATTTTTAACCATAAAAACTCTTGAAAGAACTTCCTTAGTCTATCTAGGTTCAGCTCTTGATGGCTCTATACAGAATTCTGTAATTAACTCTCTCAATACTTACATAAGCAGCTTGAGATGCTTAATCATCAAGattttctataatttactGTGACATTCATTCACATCTTCCATGACAGAGAAGTTATCCTTCACCTGATGAAAACGAGTCGGTCTCTGCCAGCGATGAAGATACTATTGCTGATTTAATAGAACGACATGATCAGTTTGTTGGCTCAATGAGATCTCGATTAGGAAAATTGCAGGTAttttgttgcattattagcttacttttaattttaggcCTCATTATACTGCTGCATTTCCTAATAGTTTCATGTAGAGATTTCccatattttgtatattagtgATATATGACTATGGAATATAATATGCTTGTTCATAATATATGATCAGACGCAATCTATGAGGCTGTTAAGCTGTCACATTACATTAAACCTCATAGAACCATAGATAAACAAATGGTAATTTTTAGTCCTCTACAAGCACACATGATATCTCAGTGGTTAGCACATTGATTACTTTCTATATTTTCTGCCAAAGACTATCTTGCATGGATTCTAGCAACTTAGATCACTTATTATGCACTATTTCAGCTCAAGGcttcaactttttaaaatcatcTGCTTGAGATAACCTCACATAGACTGTGCCACTGTTTATAGTAATGCATATTTACTACATTGTCATGTTGATTATTGTAGGTTAGCAGTTGAAAAGTTCTatataattgttaattatgCTTGGTTTTCTTCATCCCCAGGTTGTCCTTAACTACTGGCAGAGACATGATATTAGAGGGGCTCTTAGTGCAATAAGCAAAATGGGTGACCAAAGTGTGAGTACTATACTTCCATTTATGATTGTGGGACGAATAAAGCGACTTTTTCGGCTGTTATGCAATTGGCAGATTgctcatcttttttctctttctaatcCCTCTCCTTGTGTTGCAGGTGCTTGCTGATGTCATGAGCCTTTTGGCAGAAAAAACTGATGTTGTCACATTAGATATTTGTTCATGTCTTTTGCCACTCCTGACGGGACTTGTAGAAAGTGATATGGACAGGTGAGCAGatccatattaatttttagCACTCTGACATCATCTTAATCTTGTTCTCTAATGCTCTGACTTGTAAGTAATATACCTCAATGAGTATCAGCAACTGATTTCTGTTGTTTGTTGAAATGAcagataataattaaataaagttatacTCTTTCCGTCCCGTAAATATAGCACATCTTGAAACGGCACGGGTTCTTATAcgtaattggtaaagtaaaagagaggagGAGTGTTTAGTTGTTTAAAACTTTCCTTATTTAGAACTAGTCTAATTTTAAGGGACggcccaaaatggtaaaactagtATATTTCATCGGATCTGTCTACTAATTAGAATGCCACCAGATGGTAGTTTCTGCAAAATGCAAGCAAACCCTTTCTATGTTTCTTACCATTTGAAGGATAGAAAAGCATGGTATTCGTGTTATGACTTATGAATCTTCATGATGGAGTAGGTACTAAGCAAGAATGAGCCAAGTACAAATGTACAATTTCCCTTGTTTCCTTGGTGCTGTCAACCTTGACAAACAGATTACTCTTTCGACACAAGAAAGGGGGTATGGAAAATTCCCTTTCGTGTCGAAGACTAGgaagacaaaacaaataaaactgTAACTGCACGCTTATCCACTGGATCCTCTTTAGTTTTTCTAGATATGGCATCATGTCTTTGTTTCAGGGCTATATTTTTGAAActcaagattaattatttgagaAATTAGAAGACCATAATGATTCTctatatattatgattttattgatttgatggAGTGATTTCTTCTTTTGCATTTATAACCTCTACCTTACCTCATGGCTTGTACAAATCGAAGCTCACTTTTATGTGGAAATCAGAAGTGTAGTGTGCTTTATGTATTTTATCCTAGCCAAACCACATTATATCattttgttcatttatttattatgatatcTACCTCTGACTAGTAGAGAAAAAATACTAACCTATGGCTTAAAAACTTTATTCCCTACTGTTAATAAGAGATAAACTTTCAGGCTCTTTTACACTTGGGGCTACAAGGTTATGATGacatttcttgaaaattttatcttcgtagggggtgttcggtttgcaagattatatcccatgattaaatttgtattatgtttggttcatgagattgcatctcatgacttaatcctagattgatagtcatgtgataattagtcatagccaaCCCCCTCCTGCTAAATAaatctcataacttaatcctagattatatcttgctACTATTTTATCAAGGAAACCAAACCCCACCATACAGTTGTTATTGTGAATAAGAACATAGACTCCTGTGGATGGTCTTGTTAAAACTGACCACTTTTAATCCTGTAGGCATCAAGATATTGCATTGGATTTGCTCATAAAATTGGTGAGAGTATTTGGTTCTGTGATTTACTCGTCAGTGTCGGCGCATGCACCTGTTGGTGTAGACATCGAGGCAGAGCAAAGGTCTGGCTGTTTCTTCTTCACAACTCCCTTTAGCTTATTCTTGCAAATTACTGTTCTATTGCTACtattatttgcataaattattGTGATTATTATCTTAAAACTATCTTACCGTTGCTTTATTTGGCTTAAGGATTGAGCGCTGCAATCTCTGCTATGTGGAActtgagaaattaaaatgctCCCTTCCTGCTCTTTCAaggtatttttaatgaaaataccGCTTCAGATTGGTGCAATATCCCAATTTCTATCTGATGTTTTGTTATGCAGAAGAGGAGGTAATATCGCCAAGTCAGCACAGGAGCTGAATCTGGCGCTGCAGGAAATTTCTTGAGTGTCTAATGTTCACAACATATGGGCACTATACTGACAGGTGCATACGGTATTGCTTTATGGGGACTGCTGATTCTGGATCCGTTGAAGTGCCATCATTTGGTATGCTTGAAAGATGGTAGTGCTGGCAACTCGTGTAAATTCGTGCTCAGTGGGATTACTGACCCGATTCTTTATCTTAACTTAAAGTTAGGCATGGACAACCCTTGTGGCTGCCACTCAAAACAATTAGTGGCTGAAGCCTCATCAGTGGAAGCAGATCCATTCTTACTGCTTTGTTGTCTTAACCTGATTGTCAACTTGGTATTCTCGAGTGAAGTTGATTAATTGATTGTAGTTTAGAGAGAGTTGTACAAACGTGATTGCTGTTAAAGTAGTGTAGCTCTTTGTTATGGAATGAGCTATGCTCCAATTGAAAAGGCACATAGCTAGTTTCTTTGTATGATGTAAGAGTGTTTTGGGAATGCCAGTGTTTTGACATCTATTTTGGCGGTTACCACTAAGAGAGATCTGCTGTATCCTCGCGCAATAACCTTTACCAATCTTCTATATAAATAGTGCTTTATTGgtctatattttgttttattttgttgtatcCTACGAAGATATGGAGATGTTATATGACATTCATGGGTTGTTTTTCTCACTTCTGTCCACAGCTCATTGTGACCTTGGCTCAGAAAATAAATGTAGTTCAACATtcatactaattaaatttacattttcttgTACATATTGTGTGTTTGAGGGCCTTTCCCTAGTACGAGAGGACTGGGAAGGACGCACCTCTGGTGTACCAGTAATCGTGCCCAGGATAAACGCTGGGTAGCCAAGTGCGGAGTGGATAATTGTTGGAAGAGTAGTAGTAAGCCCACCCCAAGATGAGTTCTCTCCTATTCCAACTTTCCCATAGCTTTCGGTAGCACAACTGAGACAATGATGGGTTCTCTGCCCTGGGGGATGGAGCGTCACATGTTCAAAGAGGTGGCTATTTCAAGATGTTGAACAACAcaattttactccctccgtcccatccTAAGTGGAGCATTTCTTTTTCGGCGAGATTTTTAatagtgttgttttataagttaagtggagagcggataaataagagtgagaaaaagtagagagagtggtgtttctattttaaaaaatgtgtcatttagagtgagacattccaaaaaggaaaatgtttcacttagagtgggacatatggagtattttggAAAAACACCTTCATTATGGGAATGTACACCTAGTAGAATAATTACATCAATCCATTGAAATATGGTATGCCACAAGTGAATATATGCGACAGATTGAAATATGGTATGCCACAAGTGAATATATGCGACAGTAATTTTAGAATGACTTATCACTCCTTTAATCCAGTTCATATAAATCATCGAGAGACAATTCATTCATTGAATTAATAGTTATCGTCTCTAGGGGATTAAATCTCTGAGTCATTGCGAAGTAAAAAACCGATGAGAATATgtagggctgacaatttttggcacGACACAATAACACGATACGAAcccgcacgaaattaatgggtatgTGTAAAAGCTTATTGgttcgtgtcgacacgataacgacacgaaaatttcgtgtcgtgttcgtgttacacgttaagaaataatattagtatattataatattatatatttttatttattttaaaatttaaattaggtttagtCTAATGGAGCACTTAGTATTAACGTAAAATCAATCAGGTCGTATTATTATAGTGTCGTTATTGTGTCGtgtcatatatgtgttgttatcgtgtcgtgttcgtgtctgagggtagtGGGTCGTGTTCGTATTTggagttttcttaacgggtcgtgtttGCGTTtattgttatcgtgtcgtgtcgttttcgtgtcgacacgataatgACACAACACGCACgacgatttgccacccctgAATATATAAGTAAATATTCTTGCATTTATTACTACTGCACTATTCATTTTAGCCTttctacttaccatttaatgcaaaaacaGTTTGTCAAAACATGAAGCCATCTCCTTATTTTCtctcaagaaaaaaatatggcGGATGGCTGATATTTTATCAGTTAATGAAAGAcaacaaagcaaaaaaaaaaaaaatcatgttggGCCTTTGATGAAATAACTCTTAGATTAATAAACTAGGTCAACAGAACAAAGTAAAGATAGTGATCCAACATGCCAAATGAATTACTAGTTTCAACAAATGTTTCTGGAAAGCCCTTATTCAAAGCTCCTCACACACAAATGGCATACTCCATTATTTAAGACATCTTTCCCTCAAGATATGGGCTTGAGAATGAACATCTTGCATGCATGAGAATCCACTGTTGCTGTCAATACATCCACAAATCTCTGCTTCAATGTCTTGTGCTGCCACAGGTCTCTTGCCATCACAGTGCTGCCTGGAGGGATGCCGATGTCGTCCCAACGAGCAGTCATCTCCCTATGCTGCTGTGGCCCCCGGTTGAGCAACACCACCGCTACTCTGTACCCCGAAAGAGGCCCTGCCCATACCtatcaaacaaacaaatttttacGAGCTTCCAAACACGCGGCTCGTTGCTGTATGTAAACAAGAATGTACCTCTAGATCTCCCTCCATTCTGACCTTTTTCCCTTGAACACCTAGCTTATCTGCAAACAATGGAACCATCAGCATAAACTAGCCCAACAGAGGGTAGTGAACTAAGGTTAATGACTTTTATTTACCTTGATTAACGGCTATCACTTCcttatttgttataatttcCATTGTTTCTTTCGTCACGTTTCTCACATCACAACCAACGAGAAGCGGTGCCTAGGAACGATAGAGCAAGCATGAGACATCGGTATGGATAATATGGCCACGGGAAAAAACCTATCTTCGGTTGAGAAAAAATACCTTGGAAATAGCCCATAGACTGAAATGGATTATGTACTCATCTTTGGTCATTCCTCCATTGCCAACCTCAAGCATGTCAGGATCTGTGGACAAGAAAGCCATTTTCAAACACACATAGCTATAGGTTGTGTATAATGTATGTACTAACCGTTCCAGCCACCCGGTCTGGCATATTCTGCATAGACCTCGTTCTGGTCTGCTCGAGAGATCATGCTGTAGGAGAATCAGAATATGTAAAGAACAATCTAAGAAATGCAAAATATCAGAGCATCAAACAGCATTAAAGAAACAATCATACCTATCCCAGTTATCAGCAATGTCGTTTGTGGTTCTCCAACTGTTTCCCAGGCTTGCACCCCACAAGGCCGGGTGCATATCTCCCCTAGTTCAGTGATAGGAGAATCGTAAGCTTTGCAAGGAAGCCGAACTGATGTTATAGAAGAGATATAAGAATTATACCATTCACACAGTGAGAAAAAGATGGGGCGGCCAGCGTTCATGAGAGCTCTTGTCATGACTGGATATCTAGACAAGGAGAACCAACATtcagaaaggaagaaaaatacGCGAAAGATGACATATGCTATGCATGAAGTGCTTTCGTTACCTGACTGTTGGCTTTGATCCGTCGGTGTTACAGTTATCATACTTCAGATAATCTATGCCCTGCAGGAAAGAATTAAGAACTTATTTACATTTCTGTATAGACAAGATAGCTCAAAGAACTCAACGATCCACAGAAATCGCCAtaacaaacaacaaaatcGTGTTTTTCACCCATGAAGCAAAGGTTTTGGCATCATGCTCCTCATGCCCAAGTGAACCAGGCATTTTCTTGCTACAAGTGAAATATCTGCAGGAAATTGCATTTGCATCATATGCACTTATataacaacacacacacacacaaatcaTTTTAAGAAAATCGAAAATACCCAGCATCAGAATATATTCCCAACTTAAGTCCCTGGCTATGGACGTAGTCGGCCAAAGCCTTAATACCAGAAGGAAATGTGGATTTCTTAGGCACTAGGCTACCCTGAAACACAATTCCGTAAGTAAACAAGAAAGCCGCAGATTAGTACTAGAAAACACTCCAAAAGTTGTGAACCTTTTCGTCTCGAGAGATTTCAGCCCAGCAATCATCTGAAGACAAAGTTTCTTAATCAGATAATTGAGCAGCAAAGAGAACGAGCAGTGAGAATACGAAACTCTGAACCTTAAAACCTACCGATGTTAACGAATTTATATCCGAGCTTTGCTAGGCCAGTCGAGACAAGAGCATCAGCTGATAGATAAACATAGAAGGTCACATTCCCTTAGTGTTAGAACAATGAAAAACAGCATGAAAGAACGATAAATCAAGAATCACATACCAGTTTCTCTAATCATTTTCTCATCGATAAAACAGCCAAAATGGTTCCAACTATTCCACCttaaaaagagaaacaaaTTTATAAGCTAGTGCATGCAATGCTACTGTCATAACAGTTCAACATAATGCTTAATATTGTTGCTAGCTTACCCCATAGGGGGAGTAGCGGCGAGGCCATTCGCGAGCAGATTTCGTCTATCAGCACGAACGGTAAGAGTTATGGTTAACAGAAGCAGCAAGCTTATCCACCATGCCTTAAGTGGAAGTGATGCCTTCTCCATAGCTGA harbors:
- the LOC125220175 gene encoding katanin p80 WD40 repeat-containing subunit B1 homolog KTN80.4-like; the encoded protein is MTTTTKRAYKLQEFVAHSLSVNCLKIGRKSSRVLVTGGEDHKVNLWAIGKPNAILSLSGHSSGIDSVSFDSSEVLVAAGAASGTVKLWDLEEAKIIRTLTGHRSNCISLDFHPFGEFFASGSLDTNLKIWDIRRKGCIHTYKGHTRGVNAIRFTPDGRWVVSGGEDNTVKLWDLTAGKLLHDFKCHEGQVQSIDFHPHEFLLATGSADKTVKFWDLETFELIGSTAPETSGVRCMTFNPDGRTLLCGLHENLKVFSWEPIRSHDTVDVGWSKLSDMNVHEGKLLGCSYNQSCVGVWVVDISRTEPYAIGKTARITGDTDAKSNSSCSSEDNVKANLGRLSISNNADPVKETRSLTRLSVPQNSDKDSKSSASTLSTLQKSNISVVPKTMQINAPAVSNATNPKRQAAKPQSVANILFNRSDVIPVIVPRNNPRAEQVTEFRKEDGPVKAAPLHLQSKTSDVRKIINTRDVLERTNVPTQSDNEPPKSMDSNAPDTTFSTSVKNSISGLVADRKARDDKPMISRRVDTNAAIDTLARYQHESYEFRGNNMSTEASHVEGQRGGRTHLILSNWEQKGRNSYRPGPASGNISGRLNARSYPSPDENESVSASDEDTIADLIERHDQFVGSMRSRLGKLQVVLNYWQRHDIRGALSAISKMGDQSVLADVMSLLAEKTDVVTLDICSCLLPLLTGLVESDMDRHQDIALDLLIKLVRVFGSVIYSSVSAHAPVGVDIEAEQRIERCNLCYVELEKLKCSLPALSRRGGNIAKSAQELNLALQEIS
- the LOC125220176 gene encoding alpha-galactosidase 1-like isoform X1, which translates into the protein MEKASLPLKAWWISLLLLLTITLTVRADRRNLLANGLAATPPMGWNSWNHFGCFIDEKMIRETADALVSTGLAKLGYKFVNIDDCWAEISRDEKGSLVPKKSTFPSGIKALADYVHSQGLKLGIYSDAGYFTCSKKMPGSLGHEEHDAKTFASWVKNTILLFGIDYLKYDNCNTDGSKPTVRYPVMTRALMNAGRPIFFSLCEWGDMHPALWGASLGNSWRTTNDIADNWDSMISRADQNEVYAEYARPGGWNDPDMLEVGNGGMTKDEYIIHFSLWAISKAPLLVGCDVRNVTKETMEIITNKEVIAVNQDKLGVQGKKVRMEGDLEVWAGPLSGYRVAVVLLNRGPQQHREMTARWDDIGIPPGSTVMARDLWQHKTLKQRFVDVLTATVDSHACKMFILKPIS
- the LOC125220176 gene encoding alpha-galactosidase 1-like isoform X2 produces the protein MEKASLPLKAWWISLLLLLTITLTVRADRRNLLANGLAATPPMGWNSWNHFGCFIDEKMIRETADALVSTGLAKLGYKFVNIDDCWAEISRDEKGSLVPKKSTFPSGIKALADYVHSQGLKLGIYSDAGYFTCSKKMPGSLGHEEHDAKTFASWGIDYLKYDNCNTDGSKPTVRYPVMTRALMNAGRPIFFSLCEWGDMHPALWGASLGNSWRTTNDIADNWDSMISRADQNEVYAEYARPGGWNDPDMLEVGNGGMTKDEYIIHFSLWAISKAPLLVGCDVRNVTKETMEIITNKEVIAVNQDKLGVQGKKVRMEGDLEVWAGPLSGYRVAVVLLNRGPQQHREMTARWDDIGIPPGSTVMARDLWQHKTLKQRFVDVLTATVDSHACKMFILKPIS